agtcattaaataataatataaaatttatatgaatagataaaatttgaaatgaataagcatttaaatttgatattatgatttttattatattttaatataaaattaaaattaatttttattttaaacaattCATTAtccaaataaaatctaaataatttttatgaatagtattttttaaaattttttaatatatttataaattatgatattATAATGATGTAAAGAATGAAAATAATTTGACAATAGGATGAATTAACAAAAAAATTCTAagcatatttttttaattttatttgaaattttagttgatgttattaaaattacaaaattagtGTTAGTTTAATTCTATTTATGTAAATAAGTCAAAATTGAAATGCAACTTGAACAATAATTTgagaataaaaaattatttatttttatttttaataaaaatgaaataaataaaatttgtttatatataaaaataaattttaagtttaattaaagttatatttttatcaatataaataattaaaaaaagttatAAATTTATGACCAATAATGTAGTTTATCTACTtgaattagattaaaaatttaaatttttaattttaatatgtagtttatactaatttttatttcattttatatttaaatttttaacaatattttttgtaattatgttaattaaataaattttttaataataacttTATAACAATATGAAGGTTATTTTTGTTCCTCAAACTATTCCCCTCCTTTCCCCACCCACACTCacacatatatattattaaaataaattaaataatttttaataaaataataatacttataaaattataattatagaattattatattaaaaattataatatattttttttagtataagtagaattattattaaaataatattaaaaaatttaatttatattaattattataatattaaaaaataaattattatatatttagtgTCAAATATTTCATCACTAAAAGTTATTAATGACAATATAACGCATTGCAAAATTAATCTAATAAAGAATTTAGCAAAAAGTGTTTGTCGCATCAACGACAATAACATTTGAGAGGCAGCTATTTCTAAAATCAATAACTACATAACTTTTTGTTCTAAATAGTATTATCGATAAATTTATATGGTTAGCTACATGCTgtctttaattatatattattaattacgaATTATTTATCTGtcgttataaatattttatatatatttttataaataatagatagattaataatattttttatttttaattttaattaattattttttataatattttatatttaattgaagttaaatataaataagattaagaattttaaatttatataaattttaaaattaatttaaataataaaaatataattataattaattttaagaatggaGGATAATTTGAGCAAAGATAATATTTCTCCTTTatgcatttatatataatataaaaaattattagtgaCATATTTTTGGATACTTAATAGTATTAATAACTAATTTATATGATTAGCTATGTGTTATTgcctttaatatatattatttgtgACGAATTATTTATATGTcactataaatatatattttttatatttttgtaataatagataaattaataatatttttattttttatttactaatttttttattttaattaattatttcttataaaattttatattcaattaaagttaagtataattaagattaaaaattttaaatttataaaattttgaaattaatttaaataataaaaatataattataattaattttaaaaattaaagataaattaaatagattaaaagaaaaatattaattaataaaaaaattaataaaaaaaaaacgtaGAAAGAGTATAATGCCTCTCCTCTCCTCATTGATTTTCCCTTTTTTAAGTATTTCGCAACCGCAATAAATTTATTTACTAGTAATTTTCTTCACTTTCCATCACTCACAGCCTCAAACAGCACAATCCCAAACAGACCGGAAACCACCAATCCAATGCCTTATCATTAGCCCTCTTTTTCTTTTCCACCTAAATCAAATCAAAGCCCAATTCTTCTCCCTCAATTCCATCTATGGCGACCAAAATCCAACCCAGTACCAATAACCAGACTCTTCTTCTGGGTCGGTACGAGATCGGCAAGCTTCTTGGCCATGGAACCTTCGCCAAGGTCTACCATGCCCGTAATGTTAAGACCAACGAGAGCGTTGCCATCAAAGTTATTGACAAAGAGAAGATTCTTAAGGGGGGTCTTATGGCTCATATCAAGCGTGAAATCTCCATTCTCCGCCGTGTTCGCCACCCTAATATAGTTCAGCTTTTTGAGGTCATGGCCACCAAGGCCAAGATCTATTTCGTTATGGAATACGTTCGCGGTGGTGAATTGTTTAATAAGGTCGCTAAGGGAAGGTTAAAAGAGGAGGTGGCTCGGAAATATTTCCAGCAATTGATATCTGCTGTCTCGTTTTGTCATGCCAGAGGCGTGTTTCATCGAGATCTCAAGCCGGAAAATCTCTTGCTTGATGAGAATGGTAACTTGAAAGTCTCTGATTTCGGCCTTAGTGCGGTCTCCGATCAGATTAGACAAGATGGTTTGTTTCATACATTTTGTGGGACACCGGCATATGTTGCGCCGGAAGTTCTGGCGAGAAAAGGGTACGATGCTGCGAAAGTGGATATCTGGTCTTGTGGGGTGATTTTGTTTGTGTTGATGGCTGGTTACTTGCCATTCCATGACCAGAATATCATGGTCATGTACAAGAAGATCTATAAGGGTGAGTTTAGGTGTCCTAGATGGTTCTCTCAGGAGCTCATTAGACTCCTCTCGAGGCTTCTTGACACAAACCCTGAAACTCGAATCACGATCCCCGAGATAATGGAGAATAAGTGGTTCAAAAAGGGGTTCAAGCATATCAAATTTTACATTGAGGATGataaagtttttagttttgacgttGAGGGAGAACAGGATGATGCGGGCTCCTCCTCCGACCAATCACTGTCCGAATCAGAATCTGAAATGGAAACTCGAAGAAGGGTTACTTCATTACCTAGACCTGCAAGTTTGAATGCTTTTGACATTATATCCTTCTCGCCTGGGTTTGATTTATCTGGGTTGTTTGAAGAGGGTGGAGAGGGATCGAGATTTGTTTCAGGGGCTCCTGTATCCAAGATTATATCAAAACTGGAGGAAATTGCTAAAGTTGTGAGTTTTACAGTGAGGACAAAGGATTGCAGAGTAAGTTTGGAAGGGTCTAGAGAAGGTGTCAAAGGTCCATTAACAATTGCAGCTGAGATATTTGAGTTAACACCAAAATTAGTGGTGGTGGAGGTTAAGAAGAAAGGAGGGGATAGAGGGGAGTATGAGGAGTTCTGTAACAAGGAATTGAAGCCTGGGTTGCAGAAGTTGATGCAGGAGGAATCTGAAACTGCTGAAGCTGCTTCTTCACAATCACCTACTGAAGCTTTACAAGTACCTACTGAACCATTACCCCCTGATTCTACACATTTACCTTCGGATACTgaatagagagagaaaagaaaagggtaTGCTTTTCTCTCTCCTTTTGCTAATTTGCTTTGCTAAAGCTTTGtatgatattatttttttttcttggtttttttcattttctttgatttttctgttGTGCTTCTTAGGTGATTAGCTGCTAATATATTACATATCCTTTTCTTGTATCGAGAAAGAGTAGAGTAGATTAAAGAGAATGGAATACACTTTTCTGCTTGTCCTGGCAATTTTAGTGATGACTTGTGTGTGTCATATATATGTATCATAAATGAGGGAATGAAGTTTCCTTTTAGAACTTGTGTGGTATAAATGGATTCTATAactttttatggaattttttgtaAATTCACACTTGTTTGATgtgttataaaatattttttaaaaaaaaagaattttacatctttaattttatgCAATTGGTTATAATCATGCCAAATTGGTAGAATTTACAAGTTGGTTCTGAATTCAGAAAAGAAATTATATGCAAATATGATTTGTCTAAAATTggtaaaattttcatatattttgtatatttaataaataagatGCCATATATCAGAACTGATTTGCTTatctattttattaatataattcattttgaAATAATTGAACCATATTTATTTGCAATATAGCCTTCAGTAGCTTTATCAACGAGTTGTATTCTGATGACAAAGTTGGAAGTTTGTCATTTGAAAGTTGTTGGTGGTTTAACACAATGTTTTATCCAATTTCTAGGATGGAATTTTCTTTTCTAGCTAGCAATTCACAACTTTTGCTTAGAAGAGTTTGTAATAATTCGACCTGTATTTCCCACATACATTGTTCAAAAGTATGATTGATAAAGTAACTAGGCTACCAcatttttatttgtaaattaataaCACCAAGTGGCATTTGTTAATTGCTGGAATTATATTTCGATACTTACATAAAGAGGTTATTTAAGTGAAAGGAAACTATTTGTTACTTACCGTTTAGATGAGACCAGATATGAAAGCACAATCAATAGACAGAGTAGGAAGATGCAAATTCTACTGGTGGTTAATTAAATTTATGCTGGTATTGTTCTTCATCAGAGAGAGACACATTTGCATTGATCAGTTAAAAATTGTCTGGATGGAGTCGTTCATTTTATAAAAGCGAGCTGATGATTGAAACTATGAGTTCCCAATTATGAAAAACATTACTAGATTAAAGGCAATTGATGGGATGTAATTTTGGTTTGTAATGGTTTTTCTGGAAAGAACATTATTTTTGGTTTAATCTTCCTGAGCCTGGTGTTGCTTCTACAATATACCTTCCTATAGTTTGGGGACTTGGGTACGTCTAGATATTGCCCTGATTTCCAAACTTGTGCCACATGAACTGCTGAGAAAAAGTATTCTCTTTGGAATGTCCGCTAAAGCATCAAAAATTACCAAAAATGATGTGTGTGGACAAGGCATGTCAGAACTTGATGATCCAACCAGTTGTCCAGGACCAGGTTTTGTATGCAAAATAGGGATCACAAACGCGAAGCCATGATATGTTGTTTCACCTTTGGTTGACTTGCCAGTTGAATGATTTGAATGAGAGAAGAGAGAAACAGTCTAAATAAAGCAATTTATGGAACCCCACAAGAAGGGAATTGAAATTGGTTGCACAAATTCATATATTTGTTATTCTAAGGTCTGTTGCAATGAGTTAATAGTACATCTATCTTTCCTCTAGTAATGTTGTGCATTTCTTTAAGTATTGTGATTTTGTTTTCAATTCCCGAGTCTGATCTTTATGTCCTCTTCTGAAACTGCTTGATTGGTATTTTGTATGCTTGTTGAAGAAGTTGCAGCAGATTTACAATTTTGAATGTAAGGTATCCCTTGTCAATATTTGATCGTAGGACCACCCTGTATGAGATACTCGTATAATTAAAAACAAAACGTGTTTCACAGTATTAGCAAGTACAAAAGCATATGAAGTAAAGGAAATGACACCTTTTCTTTCTGCACATACAGGATTATTTTGTAATTGTCTGTTTCTTAATTCAAGATTTGCTCCGTTATGAAAATGTGTGGTGCATTATTCTAAGAATCTCTATCATTCACTAAATCTATGGTCGTAgatgatgatttaaatttaaTCAATAGTTTAATTTAGGCAAAATATCTGAATGTATGAAACCCAGATTATAAAAATCTAAGTTTACAGTGAATATGTTGCAGATTGTGAAATTGGTGTTCAGATTTCTGCATTTGTTCAGTAGTAGCTTAGTGGATTGTCAATGGAGTTATTATAATAGGACCAGAACCGTGTTTTGCTAAGGGGTTTGAACTTGATGcaattattttttgattttctAAATTACAAGACCAAGAAGTCATTCTTTCATTGGTTGCGTCGTCTTGATTAATTGAATAATCTATGATTAAAGCGAAGAAAACACAGCCTGACTTTGTTAGGACACGCTTTAGAAACGCTAGTTGCTCACAGCTGGATCGCGTTATTCcccattttttattaatttttataattcgaatttgtttttatgttttattttttcctttatttttaatttattattaaaaattttttaaattttaattttattttgtaaaaaattacTCTAATTGCATTAACagattttcatattaaaaatttctttaaattataatatgatatataaaaatatggttttaatattttttgatgaatgattttattttttaggaAGCATATTATTgtgattatattaatatttttatgataagtttaaatgatatttttgatttttgagcatgagaaaaaaaaattaaaatttatttttttaacttaaaaatttattgtaacaaattaaaaaaaattatgaaataaaattaaaatttaaaagttttttaataataaattaaagttaaataataaaaataaaatgcaaaataaaatttaaaaattaattataaaaattactcaattatttctttttaaccacttttaaatattaataaataaaaaattgctTAGCTTGACTTTATACTGAAGGTGTATCACTACTAGATCATTAAGTCTCTATTTTCATTcccctttaaaaaaaattaaaatttaaaatttttttaatgattaatgagtctatttcttttattatccaaaataataaaattatatgccCATATAGTTAATTAAAGATAATATATATTGACGAGCAAAAAGCAATTATCTGTAATTTATGTTATTATGATGTGACTGCTGCTAGCTCTTTTCTCCGTGACAACAATAATCAAACCATTCCCACGTCACATGCCAAATACAAGGAGATACCAAGATTTGGCTGAAAAAGatgccaaaaattaaaaaaataaaaaataaaaaagtgattTGGTGCTACAAACAATTTATTAATTGTTCATAGATAGGTCTGGAGGGCTGTGCATGTTTTTGGGATTTCGAAGTGAATTGATGAATGGTATTGAatcgaattaaaataaaaaaatttattattataaaaattaaaatatattaattaaatttaatttattattttaatttgattttaattttttattaaaatcatattagaataaattatatatataataataattttttagatatgttatataattttaataaaattatatattttataagtaaaaaataaaatatatagctTAATTTATAAAGTGACTTAAAATTACATCAgttattttagttttaatttgattttaattataaaaactctatcataaatatcttaatttttttaatctcaTGACTATCTTACAAATAAAACGATATGttcaattataatatttttattgattaagaaataaaaatagtataatatttatttaattaaaaataatttagaattcaattttttaaataatcaaGGTAAATTAAACCATATTaatctaaataataatttaaaaatttttcatattAAACTTTTTACATTATAATATAAATTCCCATATTTACattgtaatataaaaaatttaggtTTATAATAAaagtttttatattataatttagaaAGATTTCTATTAATAGCATTTTATACATATTTTACCTTTTTAGTAAAACTACGTCGTATGAAGAAGGCACAACATGAACttctttaaattatttggaattcaaTCTTCAAATGTTCGGTtcatattaatatatttagtatTATGTTTATTGAACACtggatttaaaaataattaatttcctACTTTTCAGATTTTTCTTAGAAAATGAAGGGAAAcaattcaaaaaaattgaaaaggGCTGTAAGTTTATCCTTGGATGGAGACACTGGAAGTACGGATCTACGTCAAGCACCCATGCTTGCTTCAACTTCAAGTACTGGCAAGTCCTTATCCAAGGATTCTCAATGTGCATTTTCTACATCAAACAAGCCACCAATGCTTCCATCTCAAACTCCATTGGATGTGGATGAAAATGTGCAGCAACCAAATGCTAATGAAACTAATGAAGGTAACATAACACAATCTGCTGCACATCCTAAGTTGAAATCTAGGAGTGAGGTTTGGGttcattttgagaaattgattaattctgagggtaatgagattagtaGGGCTCAATGTGTGGTGTAAAAAAGATCTAAACTGTAAGAGTGAAAGTGGCACTTCGAGAATGTGGAAGCATTTGAGGGAATCTTGTAAAAAGTACCCATATAAAAAAGATTTAAATAAAGAAAAGTCTCAAAGAACCTTGTCTTTTCATAAGGGTTCTGGGGTTGAGGATGTTAAGTTGACTTCCTGGCAATTTGATCAAGATGCTTGGCTTTAGTTAAGATGATAATCAAAGATGAACTTCCTTTTAGGTTTGTTGAGAAGGAAGGGTTTATAGAGTTCTTACAAGTTGCTGTGCCACAATTCAAAATTCCATCTAGATATATAATAGCAAGAGATTGCTATCAATTGTTTATTTCTGAGAAGTTGTCTGCATTCATTGCATCTCAATGTTAAAGGGTTTCTTTAACCATAGACACATGGATTAGTGTTCAAAACTTGTCTTACTTATGTTTGACTGCTCATTTTATTGATTCTGAATGGAAAATGCAAAAACGCATACTGAATTTCACTGTTATTTAAGAGTCATAAAGGGGTTAATATTGGTAATGCCATTGATTTTTGCATGGAGGAGTGGGGTTTGTCTAAGGTTATGTGCATCACTGTTAATAATGCATTTTCTAATGATTCTGCTGTTTCACAATTGAAGAAAAGGCTACTTAAGAAAAATGCATTTGTATTGGGTGGGGATGCATTTCATATGAGATGTTGTGCTCATATCATTCAATTAGTTGTGAGGGATGGACTTGATGCTGTGCAAGGTTCTATTAAAAGGATTAGGGATGTGGTGAAATATATAAGGAGCAGTCCACAACGCTCTGAAATGTTTAAGAAGTGTTGTCAATTGGCAGGACTCAAGTCTAAATGctctttgcaattagattgtccaACTAGATGGAATTCGACATATTTAATGTTGGAATATGCACTGACATATCAGAAAGCCTTTGATAGATTAGAGGATATAGACAATCGATTTCAAGTTGAATTTGGGGATGAGTTGCCTAGTGAATTTGATTGGCAT
The sequence above is a segment of the Hevea brasiliensis isolate MT/VB/25A 57/8 chromosome 11, ASM3005281v1, whole genome shotgun sequence genome. Coding sequences within it:
- the LOC110640664 gene encoding CBL-interacting serine/threonine-protein kinase 12 gives rise to the protein MATKIQPSTNNQTLLLGRYEIGKLLGHGTFAKVYHARNVKTNESVAIKVIDKEKILKGGLMAHIKREISILRRVRHPNIVQLFEVMATKAKIYFVMEYVRGGELFNKVAKGRLKEEVARKYFQQLISAVSFCHARGVFHRDLKPENLLLDENGNLKVSDFGLSAVSDQIRQDGLFHTFCGTPAYVAPEVLARKGYDAAKVDIWSCGVILFVLMAGYLPFHDQNIMVMYKKIYKGEFRCPRWFSQELIRLLSRLLDTNPETRITIPEIMENKWFKKGFKHIKFYIEDDKVFSFDVEGEQDDAGSSSDQSLSESESEMETRRRVTSLPRPASLNAFDIISFSPGFDLSGLFEEGGEGSRFVSGAPVSKIISKLEEIAKVVSFTVRTKDCRVSLEGSREGVKGPLTIAAEIFELTPKLVVVEVKKKGGDRGEYEEFCNKELKPGLQKLMQEESETAEAASSQSPTEALQVPTEPLPPDSTHLPSDTE